One segment of Brassica napus cultivar Da-Ae chromosome C3, Da-Ae, whole genome shotgun sequence DNA contains the following:
- the LOC106389458 gene encoding nucleolar protein 6-like, producing the protein MEVDTVTDSRIQKVNSLLKDIRIDYDSLSKPVDSFVSSIREAIDAIPEGVKVTSELAPSFVRDIGADKVEFTFKKPNGFNLCGSYSTRCMAKPDASVDLLLHLPKECFYEKDYMNHRYHAKRCLYLCVLKKHLLASSSVEKVEWSTLQNEARKPVLVVFPVKKVDNFPGFSIRIIPSATSLFDVAKLSMSRNNVRSVTADGVAQPTPTYNSSILEDMFLEENSELLKKTFSVWKELGDALILLKIWARQRSSIYVHDCLNGFLISVILSYLATHGKINKSLNALDIFRVTLDFIATSKLWERGLFFPPHSESPVSKEEKLQFKELFPVVICDSSTLMNLAFRMTSVGFHELRDEASSTLKCMKLRDGGFEEAFMTKIDYPVKYDHCIRLHLKGKTTMSTSGFCLDKECWRTYEQKVHSLLEQGLGDRAKSIRVVWRNTNQDSYVESGLSVLDREPLFIGISISSIENAFRTVDIGPDAENKTEALKFRKFWGEKSELRRFKDGRIAESTVWGTQQWTRHLIMKQIVEYILKRHLSLSSDDIVQLVDQLDFSLIYGDKDPISTSGNLLEAFEVFSKCLRGIKGIPLKVSSVQPLDSALRLTSVFPPEPHPLACGKIDAQRLQRVIPSCIPTMEVMIQLEGSGNWPMDDLAIEKTKTAFLIQIAENLQTIKGIRSTATENNVDVFMRGYAFRLRILHERGLSLVKREIGADPVKHVSSADKMLFIRSQHASMINGLHGRFPIYASVARLAKRWVSAHLFSGCLAEEAIELLVAHVFLTPLPLGVPSSRINGFLRFLRLLADYDWMFYPLIVDINNDFGRNDEKEISDNFMSSRKGYEEDKQNISSAMFLAAPYDKASEAWTSLSPNLSELKRLVAYARSSANVLSKLVLQEHNDSVQWECLFRTPLNNYDAVVLLHREKIPYPHHLLFPSELNQGKHVARGKASKAFNPFLLPGDLKRSPEELKKKLMVDFEPTKCFMSGLQEEFGTLKPWYDHIGGDAIGLTWTKHNSKKRERDEEEVEINPIEMLKAVGEMGKGLVRDIYLLKSPRFL; encoded by the exons ATGGAGGTAGATACAGTGACAGACTCTCGTATCCAGAAAGTCAACAGCTTGCTAAAAGACATTCGCATAGATTACGATTCTCTCAGCAAGCCCGTAGACAGTTTCGTTTCTTCGATTAGAGAAGCCATTGACGCAATCCCTGAAGGTGTCAAG GTTACTTCAGAGCTAGCTCCCAGCTTCGTTAGAGACATTGGAGCTGATAAGGTGGAGTTCACTTTCAAGAAGCCAAATGGTTTCAATCTCTGTGGAAGTTACTCCACTCGTTGTATGGCGAAGCCGGATGCTTCTGTTGATCTTCTTCTCCACTTGCCTAAG GAATGTTtctatgagaaagattacatgaATCATCGATACCATGCCAAGAGATGTCTATATCTTTGTGTACTTAAGAAGCATTTGTTGGCGTCATCGTCCGTTGAGAAGGTTGAATGGTCAACCTTACAGAACGAGGCTAGGAAGCCAGTGTTAGTTGTTTTCCCTG TTAAGAAAGTTGATAACTTTCCTGGATTCTCCATAAGAATAATCCCTTCAGCGACATCACTGTTTGATGTTGCAAAGCTGAGTATGAGCAGAAACAACGTCCGTTCTGTAACTGCAG ATGGTGTCGCTCAGCCCACGCCGACTTACAACTCAAGCATATTGGAGGACATGTTTCTTGAGGAAAACTCTGAGCTTCTCAAGAAAACTTTCTCTGTGTGGAAGGAGTTGGGAGATGCTTTGATATTGCTGAAG ATATGGGCTAGACAAAGGAGCTCGATATACGTCCATGATTGCTTGAATGGATTTTTAATCTCTGTGATACTATCCTACCTTGCTACACATGGCAAAATTAACAAGTCACTAAATGCATTGGACATATTCAGGGTGACACTGGATTTTATAG CCACTTCTAAATTATGGGAAAGGGGTCTGTTTTTTCCACCACATAGTGAAAGCCCTGTCTCGAAGGAG GAGAAACTGCAATTCAAAGAGTTGTTCCCTGTTGTTATATGTGATTCATCTACACTTATGAATTTGGCTTTCCGGATGACCAGTGTTGGATTCCACGAG CTCCGAGATGAGGCTTCTTCCACGCTTAAATGTATGAAACTCAGAGATGGAGGATTCGAAGAGGCTTTTATGACTAAGATCGACTATCCTGTTAAATATGACCATTGCATAAG GTTACACCTAAAAGGGAAAACAACAATGTCTACATCAGGGTTTTGTTTGGACAAGGAATGTTGGAGAACCTATGAGCAGAAAGTGCATAGCCTTCTGGAACAAGGACTGGGTGACAGAGCTAAATCAATCCGCGTTGTTTGGAGAAATACCAATCAAGATTCATATGTGGAGAGT GGCTTGTCAGTTCTCGACAGAGAACCACTTTTTATTGGCATATCAATCAGCTCTATCGAAAATGCTTTTAGAACGGTTGATATCGGGCCAGATGCTGAAAACAAGACAGAG GCACTCAAGTTCCGAAAGTTTTGGGGAGAGAAGTCTGAGCTAAGGAGGTTTAAAGATGGAAGAATAGCGGAAAGCACAG TCTGGGGGACTCAGCAGTGGACAAGGCAtcttattatgaaacaaattGTTGAATATATCTTAAAGCGGCATCTTTCACTCTCGTCCGATGACATTGTACAATTAGTTGATCAACTTGACTTCTCTCTGATCTACGGGGATAAAG ATCCAATATCTACATCTGGAAATTTGCTTGAAGCCTTCGAAGTTTTCTCTAAGTGCTTGCGTGGGATCAAAGGCATACCTCTAAAAGTTTCTAGCGTTCAGCCTTTAGATTCAG CTCTCAGGCTCACATCTGTGTTCCCTCCTGAACCCCACCCACTGGCTTGTGGAAAAATTGATGCGCAAAGACTACAGAGAGTTATACCATCTTGCATACCAACAATGGAGGTCATGATTCAG CTAGAAGGGTCTGGTAACTGGCCCATGGATGATTTGGCAATTGAGAAAACGAAAACTGCCTTCCTTATTCAAATTGCAGAGAA CCTTCAGACCATTAAGGGAATAAGGTCCACAGCTACTGAGAATAACGTCGATGTGTTCATGCGTGGTTACGCATTTCGCCTGAGAATCTTGCATGAAAGAGGCCTCAGTTTGGTGAAGAGAGAAA TTGGAGCTGACCCGGTGAAGCATGTTTCCTCTGCCGATAAAATGCTTTTCATTCGCAGTCAACATGCAAGCATGATCAATGGTTTGCATGGCCGATTCCCTATATATGCATCAGTTGCAAG GCTTGCGAAAAGATGGGTTTCTGCGCATCTCTTTTCTGGTTGCCTGGCAGAAGAGGCCATTGAACTTTTGGTTGCACATGTCTTCCTCACACCTCTCCCACTTGGTGTTCCTTCCTCTCGCATCAATGGATTTTTAAG GTTCTTGCGGTTATTAGCAGACTATGACTGGATGTTCTATCCGTTGATTGTTGACATAAACAATGACTTCGGCAGAAATGACGAGAAGGAGATCAGT GATAACTTCATGTCAAGTAGAAAGGGCTACGAAGAGGACAAACAAAACATAAGTTCAGCTATGTTCTTGGCAGCTCCTTACGATAAGGCATCAGAGGCATGGACATCACTTTCACCAAACTTGTCG GAACTAAAAAGATTGGTGGCTTATGCTCGAAGCAGTGCAAACGTATTAAGTAAGCTGGTACTGCAAGAACACAATGATTCTGTTCAATGGGAG TGTCTTTTCAGAACACCTTTGAACAACTATGACGCAGTTGTTCTTCTCCATAGAGAAAAAATACCTTACCCACATCATCTTTTGTTTCCGTCGGAACTTAACCAAG GGAAACATGTAGCACGTGGAAAGGCGAGTAAAGCGTTCAACCCGTTTTTATTGCCTGGAGATTTGAAGAGAAGCCCTGAGGAGCTTAAAAAGAAGTTAATGGTGGACTTCGAGCCGACCAAGTGCTTCATGAGTGGGTTGCAGGAAGAGTTTGGAACGCTGAAGCCGTGGTATGATCATATAGGAGGCGACGCTATTGGTTTAACTTGGACTAAACACAATTCAAAG AAACGAGAACGAGATGAGGAGGAAGTGGAAATTAATCCAATAGAGATGTTGAAGGCGGTAGGCGAGATGGGTAAAGGGTTGGTGAGAGATATCTACTTGCTCAAGTCTCCACGCTTTCTCTAA
- the LOC106361444 gene encoding LOW QUALITY PROTEIN: vacuolar sorting protein 39 (The sequence of the model RefSeq protein was modified relative to this genomic sequence to represent the inferred CDS: inserted 3 bases in 2 codons; deleted 4 bases in 3 codons) → MVHHAYDSFQLLNXIDALESYGSKLLAGCYDGSLRIYSPQSSSSSELRQEPYVLETTVSGFSKKPIVSMKVLASRELLLSLSESIAFHKLPNLETVAVITKAKGANAYAWDYGRGFLCFSRQKRVCIFKHDGGGGFVEVRDFGVPDTVKSISWCGENICLGIRKEYVILNTANGTLSEVFPSGRVSPPLVTSLPSGELLLGKENIGVFVDQNGKLLQTERICWSEAPKAIVIHNPYAIALLPRRVEVRLLRSPYPLIQTVVLQNIRRLVKSNNAVIVGLDNSVHVLFPVSIGAQIVQLTATGNFEEALALCKSLPPEDSSLIAAKESSIHTRFAHYLFENGSYEEAMEHFLASQVDIPHVLSMYPSIILPKTTMIPQPDKNVDISGDEAALSRSSSGFWDDMESSSPRYLFESEGNAALESKKMSHNTLMGLIKYLQKRRPGMIEKATSEGTEEVISDAVGKSKKSNRGRGVSPLNSGAREMAATLDTALLQALLHTGQSGAAVDLLKGVNYCDINICEEILMTSKNYPAQLELFKSNSMHHEALKLLKQLLEKSKSNQSQTDVTQMFSPELIIEYLKPLCRTDPMLVLEYSMLVLESCPTQTXSGNISADLVNSYLKQHAPNMQGRYLELMMAMNETAVSGNLHNEMVQIYLSEVLDLHASQSAQRKWDDKDHHPPERKKLLSALESILGYNPQTLLKRLPRDALYEERAVILGKMNQHELAMSIYVHKLHAPDLALAYCDRIYESISFLPSGKPSSSIYLTLLQVYLNPKKSAKDFAKRIVALGSFESSDTTKMMESVLSSKVKGGRSKKIVAIEGAEEIRAGLSSSTDSGRSDVDAEEPLEEGNSSVMISEVLDLLSQRWERINGAQALKILPRETKLQNLLPFLAPLLRNSSEAHRNFSVIKSLRQSENLQVKEEVYKHRKGVAQVTSESMCSLCNKKIGTSVFAVYPNGETLVHFVCFKDSQGMKAVVSRTPHGRRR, encoded by the exons ATGGTTCACCACGCTTACGACTCGTTCCAGCTCCTCAA AATCGATGCTCTCGAATCCTACGGCTCTAAACTACTCGCCGGATGCTACGACGGCTCCCTCCGCATTTACTCTCCtcaatcctcctcctcctctgagCTGCGTCAAGAGCCTTACGTCCTCGAGACGACCGTCTCTGGCTTCTCTAAGAAACCTATCGTGTCCATGAAGGTT CTAGCTTCAAGAGAGTTGCTTCTGTCTCTCTCTGAGTCAATTGCGTTTCATAAACTTCCTAACTTGGAGACAGTCGCTGTGATCACCAAAGCGAAAGGCGCGAACGCGTATGCCTGGGACTATGGTCGTGGCTTCCTCTGTTTCTCGAGGCAAAAGAGGGTCTGCATCTTCAAGCACGACG GAGGAGGAGGGTTTGTTGAAGTGAGAGACTTTGGAGTTCCTGATACTGTAAAGTCCATTTCTTGGTGCGGTGAAAACATTTGCTTAGGGATTAGGAAAGAGTATGTGATACTTAACACTGCTAATGGGACACTCTCTGAGGTGTTTCCTTCTGGTAGAGTTTCTCCTCCTCTTGTGACTTCTCTACCTTCTGGTGAACTTCTCTTGGGGAAG GAGAACATTGGAGTTTTTGTTGATCAAAATGGGAAGCTACTTCAGACGGAGAGGATTTGCTGGTCAGAGGCTCCAAAGGCTATTGTCATTCACAACCCGTATGCAATAGCCTTGTTGCCACGGCGAGTTGAG gtTCGCTTGCTACGAAGCCCCTATCCTTTAATACAGACTGTTGTTCTCCAAAATATTCGGCGCCTTGTCAAGAGTAACAATGCTGTGATTGTTGGTTTGGATAACTCTGTTCATGTTCTCTTTCCTGTTTCTATTGGTGCCCAG ATTGTACAGTTAACAGCTACTGGAAACTTTGAGGAAGCCTTAGCTCTATGCAAGTCACTCCCTCCTGAAGACTCAAGCCTAATAGCCGCGAAAGAGAGTTCTATTCATACAAG ATTCGCTCATTATCTTTTTGAGAACGGGAGCTATGAGGAAGCCATGGAACACTTCCTGGCATCTCAAGTAGACATCCCACATGTACTTTCCATGTACCCATCCATTATTCTTCCTAAAACAACAATGATTCCTCAACCAGATAAGAATGTGGACATCTCTGGGGATGAAGCTGCTCTGTCTAGA TCATCATCCGGCTTTTGGGATGACATGGAGTCTTCCTCTCCTCGATATTTATTCGAATCTGAAGGCAATGCAGCTCTTGAATCTAAGAAAATGAGTCACAACACTCTGATGGGTCTTATAAAGTACTTGCAGAAGAGGAGACCTGGTATGATAGAGAAGGCTACTTCTGAAGGAACAGAAGAGGTTATTTCAGATGCTGTTGGCAAGTCTAAGAAGTCCAACAGG GGACGTGGTGTGAGTCCGCTTAACTCAGGTGCCAGGGAGATGGCAGCAACCCTTGACACAGCTCTTCTGCAAGCACTTCTACACACTGGCCAGTCCGGAGCTGCTGTAGATTTATTAAAGGGTGTTAACTACTGTGACATAAACATCTGTGAGGAGATTCTCATGACAAGTAAAAATTACCCTGCACAGTTGGAATTGTTCAAGAGCAATTCGATGCACCATGAAGCCCTTAAGCTTCTTAAACAGCTCTTGGAAAAGTCCAAATCAAACCAGTCACAAACTGATGTTACGCAGATGTTTAGTCCTGAGTTGATCATTGAATATCTCAAGCCTCTCTGCAGGACTGATCCAATGCTTGTGTTGGAGTACTCTATGCTTGTCCTTGAAAGCTGTCCAACACAAA TATCTGGAAACATCTCTGCAGACCTTGTCAATTCGTATCTGAAGCAGCATGCTCCGAACATGCAGGGTAGATATTTAGAGCTTATGATGGCAATGAATGAAACCGCAGTTTCAGGGAATCTCCATAACGAGATG GTACAAATCTACCTTTCAGAAGTGCTTGACTTGCATGCTTCTCAAAGCGCGCAGCGGAAGTGGGATGACAAGGATCATCATCCTCCCGAAAGGAAGAAACTGTTGTCTGCGTTAGAGAGCATTTTAGGGTATAATCCACAGACTCTGTTGAAGCGTCTTCCACGTGATGCTCTCTATGAAGAGCGTGCTGTTATATTGGGGAAAATGAATCAGCATGAGCTCGCTATGTCGATCTATGTTCATAAG CTTCATGCACCTGATCTGGCGCTAGCTTACTGTGATCGTATATATGAGTCCATATCTTTTCTACCATCTGGAAAACCGTCGAGCAGTATCTACCTCACACTGCTTCAAGTATACCTGAATCCTAAGAAAAGCGCAAAGGACTTTGCAAAGCGTATTGTAGCTCTAGGATCATTCGAAAGTTCAGACACAACGAAGATGATGGAGTCTGTTTTGTCTTCGAAAGTTAAAGGAGGCCGGTCCAAGAAAATTGTTGCGATAGAAGGTGCTGAGGAGATCCGAGCTGGTCTCAGTAGCAGCACTGACAGTGGAAGAAGCGACGTTGATGCTGAAGAACCCTTGGAGGAAGGAAACTCCAGCGTTATGATATCTGAG GTTCTTGATCTGTTGAGCCAAAGGTGGGAGAGGATCAATGGTGCGCAAGCTCTTAAGATTTTACCTAGAGAAACTAAACTCCAG AACCTGCTTCCGTTTCTTGCACCTCTTCTCAGAAATTCAAGTGAAGCACACAGGAACTTTTCAGTTATCAAGAGTTTGAGGCAGAGTGAAAACTTGCAG GTGAAAGAAGAAGTGTACAAACATAGGAAGGGAGTGGCGCAAGTAACAAGCGAGAGCATGTGTTCATTGTGCAATAAGAAGATTGGGACAAGCGTGTTTGCTGTTTATCCCAACGGGGAAACGTTAGTCCACTTTGTCTGCTTCAAAGATTCTCAAGGCATGAAAGCTGTTGTTTCTAGGACACCACATGGAAGAAGACGATGA
- the LOC125583825 gene encoding phosphatidylinositol transfer protein 3-like, translated as MFKRRNAHQLDDGSQHDNKVRELRSAIGPLSGQSLVFCSDASLRRYLAARNWNVEKAKKMLEETLKWRLTYKPQEIRWNQVAHEGETGKVSRASFHDRQGRVVLIMRPALQNSTSAEGNIKHLVYLLENAILNLPKGQEQMSWLIDFTGWSMAANVPMKTTREIVYILQNHYPERLGIAFLYNPPRLFQAVYRAVKYFLDPCTAQKVKFVYPKDKTSDELMTSHFDVENLPKEFGGEATLEYDHEEFSKQMCEDDVKTAKFWGLEEKQYPKPNGFSPADVVPEPANSLASAAS; from the exons ATGTTTAAGAGAAGGAATGCGCACCAACTTGATGATGGTTCTCAGCATGATAACAAG GTTAGAGAATTGAGATCTGCGATAGGGCCGCTCTCTGGACAAAGTTTAGTGTTCTGCTCTGATGCTTCCTTGAGGAGATATTTGGCTGCTCGTAACTGGAATGTGGAGAAAGCCAAAAAAATGCTTGAGGAGACTCTCAAGTGGAGATTAACATACAAACCTCAAGAGATCCGTTGG AATCAAGTAGCACATGAAGGTGAGACCGGTAAAGTTTCAAGAGCTAGTTTTCATGATAGACAAGGCAGAGTAGTACTTATAATGAGACCAGCATTACAG AACTCAACATCAGCAGAAGGTAATATCAAGCATTTGGTATATCTTCTTGAAAATGCAATCCTCAATCTTCCCAAGGGACAAGAACAAATGTCTTGGCTCATTGATTTCACTGGTTGGTCTATGGCTGCTAATGTCCCTATGAAAACAACACGTGAGATTGTCTACATTCTACAGAATCATTACCCTGAGAGACTCGGTATCGCCTTTCTCTACAATCCACCAAGACTCTTCCAAGCCGTCTACAGG GCTGTTAAGTACTTCTTGGACCCATGTACAGCTCAAAAGGTCAAGTTTGTGTACCCTAAAGACAAAACAAGTGATGAACTGATGACATCACACTTTGATGTTGAGAATCTTCCCAAGGAGTTTGGAGGAGAAGCAACACTAGAGTATGATCATGAGGAGTTCTCAAAACAAATGTGTGAAGATGATGTCAAAACAGCAAAGTTCTGGGGACTGGAAGAGAAACAGTATCCTAAACCAAACGGTTTCTCTCCAGCCGATGTTGTTCCTGAGCCAGCCAATTCTCTTGCATCAGCAGCTAGCTga